A single region of the Bacillus cereus genome encodes:
- the glgD gene encoding glucose-1-phosphate adenylyltransferase subunit GlgD: protein MGEKMLGIINATGSFPSLKKVTGHRSLAALPFGGRYRLIDFMLSNMVNSNIHSVAVFTSHKNRSLMDHVGSGKQWDLDRKRDGLFLFPPNCQCDQDEFGSFAHFRRHIDYFLRSREEYVVITNSHLVTALNFQAVLERHIHTSADITEVCHEGISLQTYVLKKQLLLDLFETYKDVEQYSLFDVVREKRGKSLHIATYEHTGYVAIIDSIESYYKHSLEILQPSIWKQLFKKEAPIFTKVKDEPPTRYMKGAVVKNTMIANGSIIEGEVENSVVSRSVKIGKGSIVRNSIIMQKSQIGDNCIIDGVIIDKDVKLGDGVVLKGSADEPYVVEKGSVQNSTINSYS from the coding sequence ATGGGAGAAAAAATGTTAGGAATTATTAATGCAACGGGAAGTTTTCCTTCCTTAAAGAAAGTAACAGGGCATCGTTCATTAGCGGCGTTACCGTTTGGGGGCCGTTACCGACTCATTGATTTCATGCTTTCAAATATGGTGAATTCTAATATTCATAGCGTAGCGGTTTTTACAAGTCATAAAAATCGTTCTTTAATGGATCATGTAGGTTCAGGGAAACAGTGGGATTTAGATAGAAAACGAGACGGACTGTTTTTATTCCCACCAAATTGCCAATGTGACCAAGATGAGTTTGGGTCTTTTGCACATTTTAGAAGGCATATTGATTATTTTCTAAGAAGCAGAGAAGAATACGTTGTTATTACGAATAGCCATCTCGTAACGGCATTAAATTTTCAAGCAGTGTTAGAGCGACATATACATACGTCAGCTGATATTACCGAGGTTTGTCATGAAGGCATTTCGCTTCAAACATATGTGTTAAAGAAACAATTATTGTTAGATTTATTTGAGACATATAAAGATGTGGAGCAATACAGTTTATTTGATGTAGTGAGAGAAAAGCGCGGAAAATCACTACATATCGCTACGTACGAGCATACAGGATATGTAGCTATTATTGATTCGATTGAAAGTTACTATAAACATAGCTTAGAAATTTTGCAACCTTCTATTTGGAAGCAATTATTTAAGAAAGAAGCACCAATCTTTACGAAAGTAAAAGATGAGCCACCAACTCGTTACATGAAGGGTGCAGTAGTGAAAAATACGATGATTGCAAACGGCAGTATTATTGAAGGTGAAGTGGAAAATAGTGTTGTCTCCCGTTCTGTTAAAATTGGAAAGGGTTCAATTGTTCGTAATAGTATTATTATGCAAAAGAGCCAAATTGGAGATAATTGTATAATAGACGGTGTTATTATTGATAAAGATGTGAAACTTGGCGATGGCGTAGTGTTAAAAGGAAGTGCTGATGAGCCATATGTTGTAGAAAAAGGAAGCGTACAAAACAGTACGATTAATAGTTATTCTTAA
- the glgC gene encoding glucose-1-phosphate adenylyltransferase, giving the protein MAQKQKCVAMLLAGGKGSRLSALTKNLAKPAVPFGGKYRIIDFTLSNCANSGIETVGILTQYQPLELHNYIGIGNAWDLDRVNGGVTVLPPYAESSGVKWYTGTASAIYQNLNYLSQYEPEYVLILSGDHIYKMDYSKMLDYHVEKEADVSISVIEVPWDEASRFGIMNTNEEMEIVEFEEKPQFPRSNLASMGIYIFNWAILKEYLEMDARNPESSNDFGKDVLPLLLDEGKKLMAYPFEGYWKDVGTVKSLWEANMDLLRDETSLNLNDRNWRIYSVNPNEPPQYIAEQAKVEESLINEGCIIEGDVKHSVLFQGVTVEEGSMVIDSVVMPGAKIGKNVVIERAIVGSEMVIEDGTIIRPEKNVDDVVLIAEGK; this is encoded by the coding sequence ATGGCTCAAAAACAAAAGTGCGTAGCAATGTTACTAGCAGGGGGAAAAGGTAGTCGTTTAAGTGCATTAACAAAAAATTTAGCTAAGCCAGCTGTTCCATTTGGTGGTAAATATCGCATTATTGATTTTACGTTAAGTAACTGCGCAAACTCCGGTATTGAAACGGTGGGGATTTTAACACAATATCAACCACTCGAACTTCATAATTATATCGGAATCGGCAATGCTTGGGATTTAGACCGAGTAAACGGTGGAGTCACAGTATTACCTCCTTATGCGGAGTCTTCAGGTGTGAAGTGGTACACAGGTACGGCAAGTGCCATTTATCAAAACTTAAACTATTTAAGTCAGTATGAACCAGAGTATGTCCTTATTTTATCAGGAGATCATATTTATAAAATGGATTACAGTAAAATGCTAGATTACCATGTTGAAAAAGAAGCGGACGTTTCAATTTCTGTTATTGAAGTGCCTTGGGATGAAGCGAGTCGCTTTGGCATTATGAATACAAATGAAGAGATGGAGATTGTTGAGTTTGAAGAGAAACCGCAATTTCCAAGAAGTAATCTTGCATCAATGGGAATCTATATTTTTAACTGGGCAATTTTGAAAGAGTATTTAGAAATGGATGCAAGAAATCCTGAATCTAGTAATGATTTCGGAAAAGATGTACTTCCGCTTTTATTAGATGAAGGGAAAAAGTTGATGGCGTATCCGTTTGAAGGATATTGGAAAGATGTTGGAACGGTGAAAAGCTTATGGGAAGCGAATATGGATTTACTTCGTGATGAAACATCGTTGAACTTGAACGATCGTAATTGGCGCATTTATTCTGTGAATCCAAATGAGCCACCTCAATATATTGCAGAACAGGCAAAAGTAGAAGAATCGCTTATTAATGAAGGATGCATCATTGAAGGGGACGTGAAGCATTCTGTGTTATTCCAAGGAGTAACGGTGGAAGAAGGTAGTATGGTTATTGATTCCGTCGTTATGCCAGGGGCAAAGATTGGAAAAAATGTTGTGATTGAAAGAGCGATCGTTGGATCGGAAATGGTTATTGAAGATGGAACAATCATTCGTCCAGAAAAAAATGTTGACGATGTAGTATTAATTGCTGAAGGGAAATAG
- the glgB gene encoding 1,4-alpha-glucan branching protein GlgB — translation MDVINCEEVKRDEFHTEKYYDSYNIFGAHIVTEDGMRGVRFTVWAPHAKAMSVVGDFNEWDYEQHKMLQVTEDGIWSLFVPHIAENEIYKYAIETMDGAVILKADPYAVYAEVRPNTASVVFDIEGYEWNDKNWIRKRKKKSIYKEAMTVYELHFGSWKKKEDGALYSYREMAEELIPYVVEHQFTHIEIMPLVEHPYDRSWGYQGTGYYAATSRFGTPHDLMYFVDECHKYGIGVILDWVPGHFCKDAHGLYLFDGTPTYEYKDIDVQENLVWGTVNFDLGKREVRNFLISNALFWMRYFHIDGFRVDAVANMLYWNKEGKEQSNEYAVSFLRELNEAVFAEDEEFLMTAEDSTAWPLVTAPTYEGGLGFNYKWNMGWMNDVLKYMECAPEYRKYIHEKMTFSLLYAHSENFILPLSHDEVVHGKKSLLNKMPGDYWDKFAQLRLLYGYFFTHPGKKLLFMGGEFGQFDEWKDLEDLDWNLHDFEMHRNMHDYFKELIALYKRSKPLWQLDHSPEGFQWIDANNKEQSIFSFIRQGDKQEDALVVVCNFTKATYENYKVGVPDFEYYNEILNSDAEQYGGSGQVNKKRLKTILEPYHNQAAHVEITIPPFGVSILRPVKTRKGSKKQDGSKTKVRSNVTSRGKR, via the coding sequence TTGGATGTAATAAATTGTGAAGAAGTGAAACGAGATGAGTTTCATACAGAAAAGTACTATGACAGTTATAACATCTTTGGGGCACATATTGTGACGGAAGATGGCATGCGAGGTGTACGATTCACAGTATGGGCTCCTCATGCGAAAGCAATGAGTGTTGTTGGAGATTTTAATGAATGGGATTATGAGCAACATAAGATGCTACAAGTGACAGAAGATGGGATTTGGTCCTTGTTTGTACCGCATATTGCAGAGAATGAGATATACAAGTATGCGATTGAAACGATGGACGGTGCCGTTATTTTAAAAGCAGATCCTTACGCAGTATATGCAGAAGTAAGACCAAATACGGCATCTGTAGTTTTTGATATAGAGGGATATGAATGGAATGATAAAAACTGGATTCGTAAGAGAAAGAAAAAATCGATTTATAAAGAAGCGATGACAGTTTATGAATTACATTTCGGTTCTTGGAAAAAGAAAGAAGATGGCGCTCTGTATTCTTACAGAGAAATGGCCGAGGAGCTTATTCCTTATGTGGTGGAACATCAATTTACACATATTGAAATTATGCCGCTTGTTGAGCATCCATATGATCGTTCTTGGGGATATCAAGGAACAGGATATTATGCAGCGACAAGTAGATTCGGCACGCCACATGATTTGATGTATTTTGTCGATGAATGTCATAAATATGGAATCGGTGTCATTTTAGATTGGGTGCCGGGGCATTTTTGTAAAGATGCTCACGGTTTATATTTGTTTGATGGGACACCGACTTATGAATATAAAGATATAGATGTACAAGAAAACCTGGTATGGGGAACTGTTAATTTTGATTTAGGGAAGAGAGAAGTACGTAATTTCTTAATTTCAAATGCATTATTTTGGATGAGGTATTTCCATATTGATGGTTTCAGGGTAGATGCAGTTGCGAATATGCTGTACTGGAATAAAGAAGGAAAAGAGCAAAGCAATGAATACGCTGTTTCTTTCTTACGAGAGTTAAATGAAGCTGTGTTTGCAGAAGATGAAGAATTTCTTATGACAGCAGAAGATTCAACAGCTTGGCCGCTTGTAACAGCTCCAACATACGAGGGTGGACTTGGATTCAATTATAAATGGAATATGGGTTGGATGAATGACGTGCTGAAATATATGGAATGTGCACCAGAGTACCGGAAATACATTCATGAGAAAATGACATTCTCTTTATTATATGCTCACTCTGAAAACTTCATATTGCCGCTTTCTCATGATGAAGTCGTTCATGGGAAAAAGTCGTTATTAAATAAAATGCCGGGAGATTACTGGGATAAGTTTGCTCAGCTTCGTTTATTATATGGATATTTCTTTACTCATCCAGGTAAAAAATTACTCTTTATGGGTGGAGAATTTGGCCAATTTGATGAGTGGAAAGATCTTGAAGATTTAGATTGGAATTTACATGATTTTGAAATGCATCGTAATATGCATGATTACTTTAAAGAGCTCATAGCATTGTATAAGCGCTCAAAACCACTTTGGCAGTTAGATCACTCGCCTGAAGGATTTCAGTGGATTGATGCTAATAATAAAGAGCAAAGTATTTTCTCGTTTATCCGCCAAGGGGATAAGCAGGAAGATGCGTTAGTTGTCGTATGTAATTTTACGAAAGCTACATATGAAAACTATAAAGTAGGTGTACCAGATTTCGAGTATTATAACGAGATTTTAAACAGTGATGCTGAGCAATATGGCGGATCGGGGCAAGTGAATAAGAAACGTCTCAAGACGATTCTAGAGCCATATCATAATCAAGCAGCACATGTAGAAATTACAATTCCACCATTTGGCGTATCCATATTACGACCAGTGAAGACGAGAAAGGGGAGCAAAAAACAAGATGGCTCAAAAACAAAAGTGCGTAGCAATGTTACTAGCAGGGGGAAAAGGTAG
- a CDS encoding CalY family protein produces the protein MSLKQKVGMGVVTASLGLSLTFGGVFAYFSDSETSSNSFQAGTLDLSINPSVIVNVKDLKPGDFIERNFKLENKGTLDIAKVALETSYEVTDAKKNNDGEDLGDHIIVKFLVNDGKPSNPNDDHEILWETKLSELKTMKPEDVATSLERHNLIDGIKSGETDYLHVLFSFEDNDQDQNKFQGDSLQLNWTFHAEQTPGVEK, from the coding sequence ATGTCATTGAAACAAAAAGTAGGAATGGGAGTTGTCACCGCTTCCCTTGGCTTATCACTTACATTTGGTGGTGTATTCGCCTATTTCAGCGACTCCGAAACATCGAGTAATTCATTTCAAGCTGGTACGTTAGACCTTTCTATTAACCCAAGTGTAATTGTTAATGTGAAAGATTTAAAACCAGGCGATTTTATTGAAAGAAATTTCAAGCTTGAAAACAAAGGAACATTGGATATTGCAAAAGTAGCACTTGAAACATCCTATGAAGTTACAGATGCAAAGAAAAATAATGATGGTGAAGATTTAGGTGATCACATTATCGTCAAATTTTTAGTGAATGATGGAAAGCCATCTAATCCAAACGATGATCATGAAATTTTGTGGGAAACAAAACTATCCGAATTAAAAACTATGAAACCTGAAGATGTCGCTACTTCTCTAGAACGTCATAATTTAATAGACGGTATTAAATCTGGTGAAACGGATTACTTACACGTTCTCTTCTCATTTGAAGACAACGACCAAGATCAAAATAAATTCCAGGGTGATTCCTTACAGCTAAACTGGACATTCCATGCAGAGCAAACACCAGGCGTGGAGAAATAA
- a CDS encoding S8 family serine peptidase, whose product MKKKNRIVTGIVTAGVLFSTALPFNVLAENPINQIDSSNAQSLLSKLSKEQRQALQTLDANPAFTISPDINTSSSEPVNIIVEFQTAPVKINELKQKEKGLQAAPENIKARIDQEHEEFQKGLKRLHQFSPSVKSGNFQSVQIKRSYKHAINGVAMTLPANTVEELLRIGVVKRIWKDYEVKLNLPKQAEQKAPQKLTDSIPQIGVDKLHSEGITGKGIKVGVLDTGIDYNHPDLKDVYKGYRAKPGEDSSKIDPNSVKGWDFINNDADPMETTYSEWQQSGAPEFDDRGSSFYTAHGTHVAGIVSAQKKSKSDSAVKGVAPDIELYNYRVLGPYGSGASSGIIAAIDKSISDGMNVINLSLGDDSNNPLDPTSIAVNNAMLSGVVTVVAAGNSGPNPATLGSPGASPFAITVGASDSSISLPKLSGHAGQLQFPNLILFGKNFTDKIEDFKGQSLPIESVGIGTPDEFSKKDVKGKIALVARGTLSFDEKIANAKQAGAKAVIIYNNVDGEIPFYVGESTKYIPAFRLTKEDGEKLKAQIEQGNTSFTFDELSYVQTEGDHLADFSSRGPVTSNDDIKPDITAPGVAVLSTVPEYINDPQEGENYDVSYERMQGTSMASPHIAGVAALILQEHPEYSPFDVKASLMNTADDLKEKYSVYEVGAGRVDAYNAVHTETSFKVLDTTKTVVNDEVIEVPEETGSIAFGKFYQKDGEALEQKRNIKVENHNKQEKKEFKTEISYTPASSINDATANGVKVSVPETITLDSGKSDEIEAKINVPAGVKQGRYEGYIHITNTKNKEETYQIPFSIRVSEPGIENAILSRKAISTDTSKFNPYGESYVHGAFQLNSELETLDLIVKDSKTSKALGFLGTLNTSGLKTDVYYYLDSFFNGKVYPFTNDPAKPIGDEKINLPEGDYTIEFVGYDKAGKARVKGDYVVIDNTPPEVKLTGLKPGIYELNEENYTVEDGKKALWIKGNVYDSNVDYLKGKGLNITQEANGVMYYDYSPYLHKFLPINENGDFKVGITPESFKVEGPMNTGVYIFDYATAGPDYPSGVNNYWFIPQGAQYAKTSYDKKEVYKDDEFTVTLNAKHVKQFISGEFNVKFLEKNFKFANAKFNPAFEKLLSEKGVTAKVNEPKLESGSVTVGGAIDDKNFAGLDGDFPFIDVTFKVENDEFYEANAQLDSSVFAYWKQGETEPNRMRVLQDQTFSVMSLNSLVEGNIKPGAFVNERGYLDEKFDYTKLGVKVYATDSYRHKFEGSLDKYGYFKLNGLPVNKRDYNLYVEVPGHLTSRLTTKLGTEKDGKLLGQYYYARPDENLAGDVNGDKVIDIKDAEIIASNYGKKGVSVKDGDLNKDGIVDEKDIRFVEKNFLKKGPDAAKSQTPVEKSKSGTLADILKKLGLTPKK is encoded by the coding sequence ATGAAAAAGAAAAATCGTATTGTTACGGGAATTGTAACGGCTGGCGTTCTATTTTCAACTGCCCTTCCGTTCAATGTACTTGCTGAAAATCCTATTAACCAAATTGACTCATCAAACGCTCAGTCTTTACTATCAAAGCTCTCTAAAGAACAGCGTCAAGCATTACAAACGTTAGATGCCAATCCTGCTTTTACGATTTCGCCAGATATTAATACGAGTAGTTCTGAGCCCGTAAATATTATTGTAGAATTTCAAACTGCTCCAGTAAAGATTAATGAATTAAAACAAAAAGAAAAAGGGCTACAAGCTGCCCCTGAAAATATAAAAGCACGTATTGATCAAGAGCATGAGGAATTCCAAAAAGGATTAAAACGTCTTCATCAATTCAGCCCATCAGTAAAATCAGGCAATTTTCAGTCTGTACAAATTAAACGTTCTTATAAGCATGCGATAAATGGCGTTGCTATGACATTACCAGCTAATACAGTTGAAGAATTGTTACGGATTGGTGTTGTAAAACGTATTTGGAAAGATTACGAAGTGAAATTAAATTTACCGAAACAAGCGGAGCAGAAAGCACCTCAAAAACTAACAGATAGCATCCCGCAAATTGGAGTAGATAAGTTACATAGCGAAGGCATTACTGGAAAAGGAATTAAAGTTGGTGTATTAGACACAGGTATTGATTACAATCACCCTGACTTAAAGGACGTGTATAAAGGTTACCGTGCAAAACCCGGCGAAGATTCTAGTAAGATAGATCCAAACTCCGTAAAAGGTTGGGACTTTATTAATAATGATGCAGATCCGATGGAGACTACTTATTCAGAATGGCAACAATCTGGTGCTCCTGAATTTGATGATCGTGGTTCTTCCTTCTACACCGCTCATGGTACTCACGTAGCAGGTATCGTTTCTGCTCAAAAGAAAAGCAAATCAGATTCAGCAGTAAAAGGTGTTGCACCTGACATTGAACTGTATAACTATCGTGTGCTAGGCCCGTACGGAAGTGGAGCTAGTTCAGGTATTATTGCTGCAATTGATAAATCTATTTCTGACGGTATGAACGTTATTAACTTATCGTTAGGTGACGATAGCAATAATCCACTTGATCCAACGTCTATAGCTGTCAATAACGCGATGCTTTCCGGTGTTGTTACAGTCGTTGCTGCTGGGAACTCTGGTCCAAATCCAGCGACACTCGGATCACCAGGTGCTTCTCCCTTTGCTATTACAGTTGGAGCAAGTGACAGCTCTATTTCCTTACCGAAACTATCAGGTCATGCTGGACAATTACAATTCCCTAACCTAATTTTATTCGGAAAAAACTTCACTGATAAAATAGAGGATTTCAAAGGACAATCTTTACCTATTGAATCTGTAGGAATCGGTACTCCTGACGAGTTTAGTAAAAAAGATGTAAAAGGAAAAATCGCTCTCGTTGCACGTGGTACACTCTCATTTGATGAAAAAATTGCTAACGCAAAACAAGCAGGTGCAAAGGCCGTTATTATTTATAACAATGTGGATGGAGAAATTCCTTTCTACGTTGGCGAAAGCACAAAATACATTCCAGCATTCCGCCTAACGAAAGAAGACGGGGAAAAACTAAAAGCTCAAATCGAACAAGGTAACACATCCTTTACTTTTGACGAACTTAGTTACGTTCAAACAGAAGGCGATCATCTTGCAGACTTTAGCTCACGCGGCCCTGTTACATCAAATGATGATATTAAACCTGATATTACAGCGCCTGGTGTTGCTGTACTTTCAACAGTTCCTGAATATATTAACGACCCACAAGAGGGCGAAAACTACGATGTTTCCTATGAACGTATGCAAGGAACATCCATGGCATCTCCTCATATCGCTGGCGTTGCTGCTCTTATTTTACAAGAACACCCAGAATACTCTCCATTCGATGTAAAAGCGTCTCTTATGAACACTGCTGACGATTTAAAAGAAAAATATTCCGTATATGAAGTTGGAGCTGGGCGAGTAGATGCGTACAACGCTGTTCATACGGAAACAAGTTTTAAAGTGTTAGATACAACAAAAACAGTTGTGAATGATGAAGTAATTGAAGTACCAGAAGAAACTGGTTCTATTGCATTCGGTAAATTTTATCAAAAAGACGGCGAAGCTCTTGAACAAAAACGAAATATAAAAGTGGAAAACCATAATAAACAAGAGAAAAAAGAATTTAAAACAGAAATTTCTTATACACCAGCATCTTCTATTAACGACGCTACAGCAAACGGTGTAAAAGTTTCTGTTCCAGAAACAATTACTCTTGATTCTGGTAAATCAGATGAAATTGAAGCAAAAATTAATGTTCCAGCTGGCGTGAAGCAAGGCCGATATGAAGGATATATTCATATTACAAATACGAAAAATAAAGAAGAAACGTATCAAATTCCGTTCTCTATTCGTGTTTCAGAACCTGGTATTGAAAATGCCATATTATCAAGAAAAGCAATTTCAACTGATACATCTAAATTTAATCCATATGGTGAGTCATATGTTCACGGGGCATTCCAATTAAACAGTGAACTTGAAACGTTAGATCTTATCGTTAAAGATTCGAAAACAAGTAAAGCTCTCGGTTTCCTTGGGACATTAAACACGAGTGGACTAAAAACTGATGTGTATTACTACTTAGATTCATTCTTTAACGGAAAAGTGTATCCTTTCACAAATGATCCGGCGAAACCAATTGGTGATGAGAAAATCAACTTACCAGAAGGAGATTACACAATTGAATTTGTTGGCTATGATAAAGCCGGGAAGGCACGTGTGAAAGGTGATTATGTCGTAATTGATAATACACCGCCAGAAGTGAAATTAACTGGATTAAAACCTGGTATTTATGAATTAAATGAAGAAAACTATACAGTAGAAGACGGTAAAAAGGCATTATGGATTAAAGGAAATGTGTATGATTCAAACGTTGACTACTTAAAAGGAAAAGGGTTAAACATTACGCAAGAAGCGAACGGGGTTATGTACTATGACTATTCCCCATACTTGCATAAGTTTTTACCTATTAATGAAAATGGTGACTTTAAAGTTGGCATTACTCCTGAATCCTTTAAAGTGGAAGGCCCAATGAACACAGGCGTATATATTTTCGATTATGCAACTGCAGGCCCCGACTATCCAAGCGGTGTAAATAACTATTGGTTTATCCCGCAAGGAGCTCAATATGCGAAAACTAGTTATGATAAAAAAGAAGTATATAAAGATGATGAATTCACTGTGACGCTAAACGCCAAACATGTGAAACAATTCATCTCTGGAGAATTTAACGTCAAATTCCTAGAGAAGAACTTCAAATTTGCAAATGCGAAATTCAATCCTGCTTTTGAAAAACTCCTTTCCGAAAAAGGTGTAACAGCAAAAGTAAATGAGCCGAAACTAGAATCAGGCTCTGTTACAGTCGGCGGCGCTATCGATGACAAAAACTTCGCTGGATTAGATGGTGATTTCCCGTTCATTGATGTAACTTTTAAAGTCGAAAATGATGAGTTTTATGAAGCAAATGCTCAGTTAGATTCATCAGTGTTTGCTTACTGGAAACAAGGAGAAACAGAGCCAAATAGAATGCGTGTCCTTCAAGATCAAACATTCTCAGTTATGTCACTCAATTCACTCGTGGAAGGAAATATTAAACCTGGCGCATTCGTAAATGAACGTGGATATTTAGATGAAAAGTTCGATTATACGAAACTTGGCGTAAAAGTATATGCAACTGATTCTTACCGTCATAAGTTTGAAGGCTCACTAGATAAATACGGATACTTTAAATTAAATGGACTTCCTGTTAATAAACGTGACTATAACTTATACGTAGAAGTCCCAGGGCATTTAACAAGCCGCCTAACAACGAAATTAGGTACTGAAAAAGATGGTAAGCTGCTTGGCCAATATTATTATGCACGACCTGATGAAAATCTTGCAGGTGATGTAAATGGAGATAAGGTAATTGATATTAAAGATGCTGAAATTATCGCGAGCAACTATGGTAAAAAAGGAGTATCTGTAAAAGACGGCGATCTTAACAAAGATGGTATTGTCGACGAAAAAGATATTCGTTTCGTTGAAAAGAACTTCTTGAAGAAAGGGCCAGATGCAGCTAAATCACAAACGCCTGTTGAAAAATCAAAAAGCGGTACTCTTGCAGATATTTTAAAGAAATTAGGATTAACGCCTAAAAAATAA
- a CDS encoding L-lactate dehydrogenase, translating to MKKGINRVVLVGTGAVGCSYAYSMINQGVAEEFVLVDVNEAKAEGEAMDLSHAVPFSPAATKVWSGSYADCKDADLVVITAGLPQKPGETRLDLVEKNTKIFKQIVRGIMDSGFDGIFLIATNPVDILTYVTWKESGLPKERVIGSGTTLDSARFRYMLGDYLDVDPRNVHAYIVGEHGDTELPVWSHATVGVQKLETILANNEQYNQEDLDKIFENVRDAAYHIIERKGATYYGIGMSLLRVTKAILSNENSVLTVSAYLEGQYGEKDAYVGVPAVINREGVREIVELELNEEEKVKFAHSVKVLKETMAPVL from the coding sequence ATGAAAAAAGGTATCAATCGCGTAGTATTAGTAGGAACAGGAGCTGTAGGTTGTAGTTATGCCTACTCAATGATCAACCAAGGTGTAGCTGAAGAATTCGTATTAGTAGATGTTAATGAAGCAAAAGCAGAAGGAGAAGCAATGGACTTAAGTCATGCGGTACCATTCTCTCCAGCAGCAACAAAAGTTTGGAGCGGTAGCTATGCAGATTGTAAAGATGCAGATCTAGTTGTTATCACTGCTGGATTACCACAAAAGCCAGGCGAAACTCGTTTAGACTTAGTTGAGAAAAATACAAAGATCTTTAAACAAATCGTTCGCGGTATTATGGATAGCGGATTCGATGGAATCTTCTTAATCGCAACAAACCCAGTTGATATTTTAACTTACGTAACTTGGAAAGAATCTGGCTTACCAAAAGAGCGTGTAATTGGTTCTGGTACTACTTTAGACTCTGCTCGTTTCCGTTACATGTTAGGTGACTACTTAGATGTAGATCCACGTAACGTTCATGCTTACATCGTTGGTGAGCACGGTGACACTGAACTTCCAGTATGGAGCCACGCTACTGTAGGTGTACAAAAACTAGAAACAATCTTAGCGAACAACGAACAGTATAACCAAGAAGATTTAGATAAAATCTTTGAAAATGTACGTGATGCAGCTTACCATATCATCGAGCGTAAAGGCGCAACTTACTACGGAATCGGTATGTCACTACTTCGTGTAACTAAAGCAATCTTAAGCAACGAGAACAGCGTATTAACTGTATCTGCATACCTTGAAGGTCAATATGGTGAGAAAGATGCTTACGTAGGTGTTCCAGCTGTTATTAACCGCGAAGGTGTACGTGAAATCGTAGAACTTGAATTAAACGAAGAAGAAAAAGTGAAGTTCGCTCATTCTGTAAAAGTATTAAAAGAAACAATGGCACCAGTACTATAA
- a CDS encoding anti-sigma factor yields MGRDEFDFDIESSKVSMMLKKAKRRQLFKIILISTLLFIVLFIGCIIGISQLNNRAYLAMDRDLNMIRQITRPNTERGVAITSNGLFKSTVEYKTYKVIEGKPVKWEDEVYEYKVWSTFRRLSNVNPLTISDNVVMGNGRINRASELYNNQTMEREMQFYLPFASYNSYINDIEKVNGENKVAELAISFDKPYKVSEIKKMLPEGVHPVWYWVDTYYDKKSYHLDDVTESAYEVYGFKAKSGDIEFGNGKEKDFLLAIQNGLDQKGKYYEEYKRIYDYLKGKKTKPSEEDVKVIGVVVTGMAADLQKLKNQNYVKAAVLGATAENR; encoded by the coding sequence ATGGGCAGAGATGAATTTGATTTTGATATAGAATCGAGTAAAGTCTCAATGATGTTGAAAAAGGCGAAGAGAAGACAATTATTTAAAATAATATTAATTTCTACTTTACTTTTTATTGTTTTATTCATTGGTTGTATAATAGGAATTTCACAATTGAACAATAGAGCTTACTTAGCGATGGATCGTGATTTAAATATGATTAGACAAATTACAAGGCCTAATACGGAAAGAGGTGTAGCAATTACTTCTAACGGTTTATTTAAAAGTACAGTAGAGTATAAAACGTATAAAGTTATTGAAGGGAAACCTGTTAAGTGGGAGGATGAAGTGTATGAGTATAAAGTTTGGAGTACATTTCGTCGATTATCGAATGTAAACCCGTTAACAATATCAGATAATGTTGTAATGGGTAATGGGCGTATTAATAGGGCAAGTGAATTGTATAACAATCAAACGATGGAAAGAGAAATGCAGTTTTATCTACCATTTGCTTCATATAATAGTTATATAAATGATATAGAGAAAGTTAATGGTGAAAATAAGGTAGCTGAATTGGCTATATCTTTTGATAAACCATATAAAGTGTCTGAAATAAAAAAGATGTTGCCAGAAGGAGTGCATCCTGTTTGGTATTGGGTGGACACATATTATGATAAAAAATCATATCATTTAGATGACGTCACTGAAAGTGCTTATGAGGTGTACGGTTTTAAAGCAAAGTCAGGTGATATTGAATTTGGTAATGGAAAGGAAAAAGATTTTCTTTTAGCAATTCAAAACGGTTTAGATCAAAAGGGAAAGTATTATGAGGAATATAAACGTATATATGACTACCTGAAAGGGAAGAAAACAAAACCAAGTGAGGAAGATGTAAAAGTTATTGGTGTTGTTGTGACAGGAATGGCTGCGGATTTACAAAAATTAAAAAATCAAAATTACGTAAAAGCTGCTGTATTAGGGGCTACTGCGGAAAATAGATAA